A single window of Culicoides brevitarsis isolate CSIRO-B50_1 chromosome 3, AGI_CSIRO_Cbre_v1, whole genome shotgun sequence DNA harbors:
- the LOC134833834 gene encoding uncharacterized protein LOC134833834, whose product MENPEDVMNKKRKLEDAEEPVAKRINAETFNLIDFSDEMLLAILKHLDSTSLIKLSRTCTRLRTLAEDHTHWVDVDFSAEPASCSELIELLFRDVCQASEIRSLKIRGQVTLYPQEKWKNQTVTENFIAQLGTKCPKIENLCVEDAFLDSKRVAVVNFPATLRSLTLRNCHLSTSNNNPRSSFFSKINFHFTNLEELAVERCNWFDTHDLIAFSKIPNLKYLSLRGCTSFKDFVPYGSIATRFGFQALEVLDVRDTPVTDSDIQCFNISKNLRELRLQCPQVPAPKEEEKPENVSEGDRPGTSGTEPKPPATNPTSTSSTNPISASVHVRTDRQVINLHLRPSRNNGRIETVRDGAPQNVEIPPPEEEVRQENAENDEEIQEAGAEFNAGNDNFRINIRNQNVRGRNVIHIVLQNNHMCNQNNNNENNGEGNQEGNRPAAAAAAEGEGQENAPAGENNAENPPPQNANEPPNPPAGDGGVQHYIMIRGIREGAENDNGDDVNPARIVQFIQFQRSHPLHMSPGPLNEAITDRGICSFGHSQDGARGGLVWIRMEPRSPTTQLESITVRDYKKVTDVALQHLSSCAPRLKFLDVIGTDVTEDGIEKFKLQKPECRVISNFGVAEEENLL is encoded by the exons ATGGAGAACCCCGAAGAtgttatgaacaaaaaacgcAAATTGGAGGATGCGGAGGAGCCAGTAGCGAAACGAATCAATGCCGAAACATTcaatttgatcgatttcagCGACGAAATGCTCTTGGCCATACTGAAGCATCTCGATTCGACTTCGTTAATTAAGTTATCCAG aaCATGCACGCGTCTTCGTACACTGGCCGAAGATCACACACACTGGGTCGATGTGGATTTTTCTGCGGAGCCCGCAAGTTGCTCGGAGCTGATTGAATTACTGTTTCGCGACGTTTGTCAAGCGTCGGAGATCCGTTCGTTGAAAATTCGGGGCCAAGTGACGCTTTATCCGCAGGAAAAGTGGAAAAATCAGACTGTCACGGAGAATTTTATCGCACAGTTGGGCACCAAATGCCCCAAAATTGAGAATTTGTGTGTCGAAGATGCATTTTTGGACTCGAAACGTGTGGCGGTGGTGAATTTTCCGGCAACCTTGCGATCATTGACTTTGAGAAATTGTCACTTGTCAACGAGTAACAACAATCCACGGTCCTCGTTCTTCTCCAAAATCAATTTCCACTTTACGAATTTGGAGGAGCTGGCTGTGGAACGTTGCAATTGGTTCGATACGCACGATTTGATCGCTTTCAGCAAAATACCAAATTTGAAGTATCTCAGTTTGCGCGGCTGCACCTCCTTCAAAGACTTTGTTCCTTACGGCAGTATTGCGACGCGTTTCGGCTTCCAGGCGCTCGAGGTGTTGGATGTGCGCGACACGCCCGTCACCGATTCCGACATTCAGTGCTTCAACATTTCGAAGAATTTGCGAGAACTAAGACTGCAGTGTCCGCAAGTGCCGGCGCCGAAGGAGGAGGAAAAACCGGAAAATGTCTCGGAAGGCGATCGTCCGGGCACGTCGGGCACCGAACCGAAACCTCCAGCAACAAATCCAACGTCGACGAGTTCAACGAATCCAATTTCCGCAAGTGTTCATGTTCGCACCGACCGACAAGTGATCAATTTGCATCTCAGGCCGAGTCGCAATAACGGCAGGATTGAGACAGTTCGCGACGGGGCGCCACAAAATGTGGAAATTCCGCCGCCAGAAGAGGAAGTAAGACAGGAAAATGCGGAAAACGATGAGGAAATTCAGGAAGCAGGAGCGGAATTTAATGCGggaaatgataattttaggATCAATATTCGGAATCAAAATGTTCGGGGACGAAATGTTATTCATATTGTGCTGCAAAATAATCACATGTGTAATCAGAACAACAATAATGAGAATAATGGAGAAGGAAATCAGGAGGGAAATCGACCAGCagcggcggcggcggcagAAGGGGAAGGACAGGAAAATGCGCCAGCGGGAGAGAATAACGCGGAAAATCCTCCTCCACAGAATGCCAATGAGCCGCCTAATCCGCCAGCAGGAGATGGAG gcGTTCAACACTACATAATGATACGCGGAATCCGCGAAGGAGCCGAAAACGACAACGGAGATGATGTCAATCCAGCGCGTATTGTACA ATTCATCCAGTTCCAACGCAGTCATCCGTTGCACATGTCTCCGGGGCCTCTCAACGAAGCGATTACGGACCGCGGAATTTGCAGTTTTGGCCATTCGCAGGACGGAGCACGCGGCGGTTTGGTGTGGATTCGCATGGAGCCACGCAGCCCAACGACCCAGCTGGAAAGTATTACGGTGCGCGACTACAAAAAAGTCACGGATGTCGCGCTGCAACATTTGTCGAGTTGCGCGCCGCGCTTGAAATTCCTCGATGTCATCGGCACAGACGTCACGGAAGACGGCATCGAGAAATTTAAGCTGCAAAAACCCGAATGTCGCGTCATTTCGAACTTTGGCGTTGCCGAGGAGGAAAATCTGTTgtga
- the LOC134835175 gene encoding nucleosome assembly protein 1-like 1, which yields MAENSVLPKPLDLQESLKDEDISLSEFMSPANFKSHQLQFMHRYLNAIMKKRDHEKFLQELPADIHKKLLALKKLQLETMDLSAEFHMKVHELEKEYLAKHDSIFEKRSQIVSGDHVPEPSDDAKIHGIPDFWLTIFKLVPQMDQMVQPHDEPILKYLKDVRIRSETDPCLSFTLEFHFAPNDFFENSVLTKEYFMKCAPEATTPFAFDGPEIFKSRGTEILWKEKSKNVTIGMREVEGTETEVKVQSFFNFFSPPEVIEDPNHPFFHEVNAILEADFEIGFCLKDRVVPRAVLYFTAEVKDDDDAASSDSEMSNLQVVYEHSEDEKQGDGDKPSEA from the exons ATGGCTGAAAATTCTGTTCTCCCGAAACCGCTTGACTTGCAAGAATCCTTGAAGGATGAAGATATTTCCTTATCCGAATTTATGAGTCCCGCGAACTTCAAATCGCACCAATTGCAGTTCATGCATCGTTACTTGAACGCCATCATGAAGAAGCGGGatcatgagaaatttttgcagGAGCTTCCAGCGGATATCCATAAAAAGTTGCTGGCactgaaaaaattgcaactcGAGACAATGGACTTGTCTGCCGAGTTTCACATGAAGGTCCATGAGCTGGAAAAGGAATATTTGGCGAAACATGACTCAATTTTCGAGAAACGATCGCAAATTGTGAGTGGCGATCATGTCCCTGAACCTTCCG ATGACGCCAAAATCCATGGAATTCCGGATTTTTGGTTGACAATTTTCAAACTTGTACCGCAAATGGATCAAATGGTGCAACCGCATGACGAGCCAAtcctcaaatatttaaaagacgTTCGAATTCGCAGCGAAACTGATCCCTGTTTGTCCTTCACGTTGGAATTTCACTTTGCGCCGaacgatttttttgagaattcgGTCTTGACGAAggaatatttcatgaaatgcGCTCCGGAGGCAACAACTCCCTTTGCTTTTGACGGTCCGGAGATCTTCAAGTCACGCGGAACGGAGATCCTGTGGAAAgaaaagtcgaaaaatgtaacaattgGCATGCGAGAAGTCGAAGGAACGGAGACTGAGGTGAAAGTtcagtcattttttaattttttctcgccACCGGAAGTCATCGAGGATCCAAATCATCCGTTTTTCCATGAAGTTAAC GCAATTTTGGAAGCCGATTTCGAGATTGGATTTTGCTTGAAAGACCGAGTTGTGCCGAGAGCTGTCTTGTATTTCACTGCCGAAGTCAAGGATGATGACGACGCTGCCAGTTCTGACTCGGAAATGTCCAATTTGCAAGTCGTCTATGAACATTCCGAGGACGAGAAGCAAGGCGATGGCGACAAACCTTCTGAAGCCTAA
- the LOC134833259 gene encoding sodium-independent sulfate anion transporter-like produces MDPKKTLSVPDLGTYSLHGVSHSSLNIAKEIPGFRGSNDFILTETRRVSIIDTAKDTGHWCQRKYRQIFRKKMLYKRMPILNWLPKYSMEDAIGDLIAGLTVGLTIIPQALAYSGIAGLDPQYGLYGSFLGSFIYIIFGSDKNIPMGPTAIASLLTFQIARGSWQKAVLLCFLSGFVELFMGILGLGFLIDFVSGPVGSGFTSAVSLIILTSQVKDLFGIRAKGNTFVEIWISIFKDIHNIRVGDTVMGCSCIVILLLMRKFSSIKFGPEDDNEKSWYHKVLNKIFWLIATARNAIIVVVTGLISHALIQNGYKGSLKIIGDIPSGLPTFQAPPFSIDEVKNETGHVIQEYESFFDMISFLGSGIIVIPLIALLENMAICKAFANGKPIDATQELIAIGLANIANSFCLGYPGNGALSRGAVNNASGVRTPFGSFYTGVLVILALLFFTPYFTFIPKAALGAVIIAAVIFMIEFNVITPMWKSKRSDLIPGISCFLACLILPLEIGILLGIGVNVIFVLYHAARPKIHMEKRCTPKATKYLLITPDRCLIFPSVDYVRNLINKQGIKLQTPVVIDCTHIYGADYTAAKAIEMLLQDFESRNQPIYFLNLKPSVANVFEGAELDFHVFYTYEILENAIDLCKYRRESRVV; encoded by the exons atgGATCCAAAAAAGACATTATCAGTCCCAGATTTGGGAACGTACAGCCTTCATGGAGTCTCACACTCTTCATTAAATATTGCCAAGGAAATTCCTGGATTTAGGGGCTCAAATGATTTTAtac taACGGAAACGCGACGAGTTTCCATAATAGATACCGCAAAAGACACGGGACATTGGTGCCAAAGAAAGTacagacaaatttttagaaagaaaatGTTGTATAAACGGATGCCGATTTTGAATTGGCTGCCAAAATATAGCATGGAAGATGCAATTGGTGATTTAATTGCTGGATTAACGGTTGGACtgacaa ttattccTCAGGCTTTAGCTTATTCTGGCATTGCTGGATTAGATCCACAA tatggGCTCTACGGCTCATTTCTCGGCTCCTTTATCTACATCATCTTCGGTTCcgacaaaaatattccaatGGGTCCGACGGCCATAGCGTCTCTTCTAACGTTTCAAATTGCACGCGGAAGTTGGCAAAAAGCTGTTTTGTTGTGTTTCTTATCGGGATTCGTTGAACTTTTTATGGGAATTTTAGGATtaggatttttaattgatttcgtTAGTGGACCGGTAGGCTCAGGATTTACAAGTGCGGtgtctttaattattttaacgtcGCAAGTTAAGGATTTGTTTGGCATAAGAGCAAAGGGAAATACTTTTGTGGAAATATggatatcaatttttaaggatATTCACAATATTAGAGTTGGAGATACCGTTATGGGGTGCAGTTGTATCGTCATTCTGTTGCTTATGAGG aaattttccaGCATAAAATTCGGTCCCGAAGATGACAACGAAAAATCTTGGTATCATAAAGTactgaacaaaatattttggctTATTGCAACCGCTAGAAATGCTATTATTGTAGTTGTAACTGGATTAATTTCGCATGCGTTGATTCAAAATGGCTACAAAGGctccttaaaaattatcggCGATATTCCGAGTGGTCTTCCAACGTTTCAGGCTCCTCCTTTTAGCATTGATGAAGTCAAAAACGAGACAGGACACGTAATTCAGGAATATGAGTCATTTTTCGATATGATTTCCTTCCTCGGCTCCGGTATTATTGTTATTCCATTGATTGCTTTGTTGGAAAATATGGCAATTTGTAAGGCTTTTG ctaATGGGAAACCAATTGATGCAACACAAGAACTGATCGCTATTGGACTTGCTAATATCGCAAATAGTTTTTGTTTGGGTTATCCGGGAAATGGAGCATTGAGTCGTGGAGCAGTAAATAATGCATCGGGAGTTAGAACGCCATTCGGGTCATTTTATACAGGAGTACTTGTGATTTTGGCATTGCTATTTTTCACGCcgtattttacttttattccaAAAGCAGCGTTGGGAGCAGTGATTATAGCAgcg gtgATATTCATGATAGAATTTAATGTCATAACGCCAATGTGGAAATCTAAGA gaagtGACCTGATTCCTGGAATTTCTTGTTTTCTAGCGTGCCTTATTTTACCTTTGGAAATTG gtatCTTATTGGGCATCGGAGTTAACGTAATTTTTGTACTATACCATGCTGCAAGACCGAAAATTCATATGGAAAAGAGATGT acTCCAAAAGCCACCAAATACTTACTTATTACGCCCGACAGATGTCTAATTTTCCCATCTGTGGACTACGTGCGAAACTTAATTAACAAACAAGGCATCAAACTTCAAACTCCCGTGGTTAttg ATTGTACTCACATTTATGGCGCAGATTACACAGCTGCAAAAGCAATTGAAATGTTACTGCAGGACTTTGAATCACGGAATCAACcaatttatttcttgaatttaaaacCAAGTGTGGCAAACGTGTTTGAAGGAGCCGAACTAGACTTTCACGTATTTTATACTTATGAAATTCTGGAAAATGCCATCGATTTGTGCAAATATCGAAGAGAATCACGTGTAGTCTGA